A window of the Oncorhynchus kisutch isolate 150728-3 linkage group LG12, Okis_V2, whole genome shotgun sequence genome harbors these coding sequences:
- the LOC109900783 gene encoding dnaJ homolog subfamily C member 5 isoform X2, producing the protein MATTGTGATEPNRPGPQRKMSTTGESLYKVLGLEKGASAEDVKRAYRKLALKYHPDKNPDNPEAADKFKEINNANSILNDDGKRRIYDEYGSMGLYVSEQFGEESVKYYFLMSKWWFKTMAVCCTVFSCCCCCCCCCFCCGKCKPPEEDDHYQYVDPEDLEAQIKAETDRGPRAPIVIQPHSIAIEVPETSQPAASQPTSKPQQ; encoded by the exons ATGGCCACGACAGGCACAGGCGCAACTGAGCCAAACCGGCCAGGCCCCCAGAGGAAGATGTCCACCACAGGGGAAAGCTTGTACAAGGTGCTCGGCCTGGAGAAAGGAGCTTCCGCTGAGGACGTCAAGAGAGCCTACAG GAAACTAGCGTTGAAGTACCACCCAGACAAGAACCCAGACAACCCAGAGGCTGCAGATAAGTTTAAAGAGATCAACAACGCCAACTCCATCCTGAACGATGATGGCAAGAGGAGGATCTACGACGAGTACGGCTCCATGGGCCTCTATGTGTCCGAGCAGTTTGGAGAGGAGAGCGTTAAATACTACTTCCTCATGTCCAAGTGGTGGTttaag ACCATGGCCGTGTGCTGCACCgtcttctcctgctgctgctgctgttgctgctgctgtttctgctgtggGAAGTGCAAGCCGCCGGAGGAGGATGATCACTACCAGTACGTGGACCCAGAGGACCTGGAGGCCCAGATCAAAGCTGAGACGGACAGAG GTCCTCGTGCCCCTATTGTGATCCAGCCACATTCCATCGCCATCGAGGTTCCAGAGACCTCCCagcctgcagccagccagcccaccTCCAAGCCGCAGCAGTGA
- the LOC109900783 gene encoding dnaJ homolog subfamily C member 5 isoform X1, translating into MATTGTGATEPNRPGPQRKMSTTGESLYKVLGLEKGASAEDVKRAYRKLALKYHPDKNPDNPEAADKFKEINNANSILNDDGKRRIYDEYGSMGLYVSEQFGEESVKYYFLMSKWWFKTMAVCCTVFSCCCCCCCCCFCCGKCKPPEEDDHYQYVDPEDLEAQIKAETDRGDTVIIVQPIPVAVPIAVTSPVAESISLGPANCLDPANSLDPANPVVDNLTRPVAAENPGETLPESK; encoded by the exons ATGGCCACGACAGGCACAGGCGCAACTGAGCCAAACCGGCCAGGCCCCCAGAGGAAGATGTCCACCACAGGGGAAAGCTTGTACAAGGTGCTCGGCCTGGAGAAAGGAGCTTCCGCTGAGGACGTCAAGAGAGCCTACAG GAAACTAGCGTTGAAGTACCACCCAGACAAGAACCCAGACAACCCAGAGGCTGCAGATAAGTTTAAAGAGATCAACAACGCCAACTCCATCCTGAACGATGATGGCAAGAGGAGGATCTACGACGAGTACGGCTCCATGGGCCTCTATGTGTCCGAGCAGTTTGGAGAGGAGAGCGTTAAATACTACTTCCTCATGTCCAAGTGGTGGTttaag ACCATGGCCGTGTGCTGCACCgtcttctcctgctgctgctgctgttgctgctgctgtttctgctgtggGAAGTGCAAGCCGCCGGAGGAGGATGATCACTACCAGTACGTGGACCCAGAGGACCTGGAGGCCCAGATCAAAGCTGAGACGGACAGAG GTGACACAGTAATCATTGTGCAGCCCATACCTGTAGCCGTACCTATAGCTGTAACGAGTCCTGTGGCTGAGAGCATCAGCCTAGGCCCTGCCAACTGCCTAGACCCTGCCAACAGCCTAGACCCTGCCAATCCAGTGGTTGACAACCTGACCAGGCCAGTGGCTGCTGAGAACCCAGGCGAAACGTTGCCGGAGTCTAAATGA
- the LOC109900783 gene encoding dnaJ homolog subfamily C member 5 isoform X3: MATTGTGATEPNRPGPQRKMSTTGESLYKVLGLEKGASAEDVKRAYRKLALKYHPDKNPDNPEAADKFKEINNANSILNDDGKRRIYDEYGSMGLYVSEQFGEESVKYYFLMSKWWFKTMAVCCTVFSCCCCCCCCCFCCGKCKPPEEDDHYQYVDPEDLEAQIKAETDRGK; this comes from the exons ATGGCCACGACAGGCACAGGCGCAACTGAGCCAAACCGGCCAGGCCCCCAGAGGAAGATGTCCACCACAGGGGAAAGCTTGTACAAGGTGCTCGGCCTGGAGAAAGGAGCTTCCGCTGAGGACGTCAAGAGAGCCTACAG GAAACTAGCGTTGAAGTACCACCCAGACAAGAACCCAGACAACCCAGAGGCTGCAGATAAGTTTAAAGAGATCAACAACGCCAACTCCATCCTGAACGATGATGGCAAGAGGAGGATCTACGACGAGTACGGCTCCATGGGCCTCTATGTGTCCGAGCAGTTTGGAGAGGAGAGCGTTAAATACTACTTCCTCATGTCCAAGTGGTGGTttaag ACCATGGCCGTGTGCTGCACCgtcttctcctgctgctgctgctgttgctgctgctgtttctgctgtggGAAGTGCAAGCCGCCGGAGGAGGATGATCACTACCAGTACGTGGACCCAGAGGACCTGGAGGCCCAGATCAAAGCTGAGACGGACAGAG GAAAGTGA